In the genome of Roseovarius sp. Pro17, the window CTGCCATGCCGCCCAGCACCGATGCCAACATGGCGACGCCCGCGATCAGCCACGCGCGCGACGGGCGCGCAATTATCATCGGGATCATCAGCACGTCGGGCGGGATGGGAAAGACCGAGCTTTCGACAAAGGCGACCAGCGCCAGCAGCCACAATGCATGAGGATGTTCGGCCATAGCGATGGTGCGGTCATAAAGGCGTCTGATCATTTGCGTTGGGCGCTCCGGCTATGGTCGATTGGCTCAGACCACGGCAGGGCAGGGCCGGTCAAGCCCTGACGCCGCTTTGACAGTGCCGCGCGGCGCGCGATGAAAAAATGCAACCCACGCGCAGGCAGGGCTGGACGCGCTGGCGCGCATTCGCTAGACGTCTGCCCCAGTGCGCCCAAGTGGCGGAATGGTAGACGCAGGGGATTCAAAATCCCCCGCCGCAAGGCGTGCCGGTTCGAGTCCGGCCTTGGGTACCAAGCGCACTTTTCACGAATCAGAGGCAGAAACCACGACCTGAATGGGCGTTGTCCGCCTCGATTTGAGTATTTTTGTTTCCTATATTGTGCCGATCCGGCCTTACGTCACTGATTGTTCTGATTTTGACGATCACCGTTAGCCATTAATTTTGCCGCTGTTGACGCGTTTCTCTCTCGTCTCGTCCTCGGGTCTGGTGGGGGTTGCTTGCTGATCACGGATTGTCGTTGGCATTTTGCAACGACCCTAGTTTGCGTTTTGGGGACCATCTTGGCTAAAAAAAGCCGATGATCCCGCCGCTGCGCTAGAACTGTTTCATTCCACGAAACAATCAACCATTGGCTTTATGCCACGCTTCCCATGCCTCGGGCGTGTCTAGGTCGGTCACGGCGCGCTTGCCCCGCAGGGGAACAGGCGCAAAGCCAATTTCTTTCAGCAATGGGCCAGCGCCATGATCGCCAGTGATCTGCGCGAGTTCATCAAAGAAACTGGCAGGGAAGAGCGTGGGATGGCCAGGTGTGCCGTCCTCGGCCACCGCGCGCAAAACTAGGTTTGGCTGGCGCAAATGCTCTTTGATCATGGTTGTCATGTCATCGGTTTCAATATCAGGCAGATCGGGCAGCAGGATCATCGCGGCGCTGGTTTCCTGCGGCAATGCAGCGATCCCGGCGCGGATCGAGGCGGCGAGGCCCTCTTGAGGCGCCTCGACTGGCACCAGTTGCACGGTCGTGCCACGTAGTGCTGCGATACGCGCGGGGCGATCCTGCCGTGTGGTGACGAAGACCGGCGCGCCTGTTGCCAACGCGCGTGTCACCTGACGCAACAGCAGCGGCTGGCCGTCGATATCCTCCATCAGCTTGTCGCGCCCACCCATGCGGGACGATGCACCAGCGGCGGGAATGAGGATTGCCAGCGTCATTCCAGCGTGCGGGCCAGCGCGCAGAATTGCTCCAGCCCGACGGTCTCGGCGCGGTCGGTGGGTTTTATGCCGGACGCGATCAGTCGGTCCTCGATATCGGGGGCAAGGCCCTTGAGCGCGGCGCGCAGCATCTTGCGCCGCTGATTAAAAGCCATAGCAACCGTGCGTTCCAGCAGCTTTGGCTGGGCTGGATAGCGCGGCTGGGGCAGGGCGGTCAGGTGGACCACCGCGCTCGATACCTTAGGCGGCGGGCTGAATGCTTCGGGCGGCAGGTGCATGACGATGCGTGCGTCCGCCCGCCATTGTGCCAGCAGCGCAAGGCGGCCATAGGCCTTCGAGCCGGGGATCGCCACGATCCGCTCGGCCACTTCGCGCTGAAACATGAGGGTCAGAGATTGCCAGAAGGGCGGCCATGAATCGGGCGTCAGCCAGCCCACCAGCAGTTCGGTTCCGACATTATAGGGCAGGTTGGCGGCGACGCGGATGGGTGGGGTGAGGTGCTGAAGGGGATCAAGTTTCAATGCATCGCCGATCATTACGGTCAGGCGACCGGGATAGGCGTCGGCGATCTCATCGAGCGCAGGCAGACAGCGAGGATCCTTTTCGATGGCCAGCACATGGCGCGCACCCTCGGCCAGCAGACCGCGTGTGAGGCCACCGGGGCCGGGGCCAATTTCCAGCACGTCACATGCGCTCAGATCACCGGCCTGCCGCGCAATCTTGGCAGTCAGGTTCAGATCCAGCAGGAAATTCTGGCCCAGCGACTTGCGGGCACTGAGGTCATGTGCCGCGATCACTGCGCGCAGCGGGGGCAGCGCGTCGATGCTCATGTCCGTGCTTCGGCCATGCGAGCGGCCATTTTTAGCGCCTCGATCAGCGAATTGGGGTTGGCTACGCCGCGCCCGGCGATATCCAGCGCCGTACCGTGATCGGGCGAGGTGCGCACGATGGGCAGGCCCAGTGTGACGTTGACGCCCCGGTCAAAATCCAGCGTCTTGATCGGGATGAGGGCCTGATCGTGATACATACAAATTGCTGCGTCATAAAGCGCGCGCGCGCCTGTGTGAAACATCGTGTCGGCGGAAATCGGGCCGGTCAGGTTCATTCCCTCGCTACGCAGCTCGGCGACGAGCGGCGCGATCAGGTCCAGCTCTTCGTGACCCATGTTGCCGCCTTCGCCTGCGTGTGGATTCAGTCCGGCAATGGCGATGCGCGGCGCCGGAATGGCGAAATCACGGATCAGTCCGGCATAGGTGATGCGGATTGTATCGCTCAGCAACTCGCGGGTCAGCGCGTCGGGCACGTCGCGCAGCGGCAGATGGATGGTGGCAGGCACGACGCGAAGTTGGTCGCTGGCCAGCATCATCACGACGCGCGGCGTGCCGGTCAGCGCGGCAAGATATTCGGTATGACCAGGATGGGCAAAGCCCGCGCCATCCTGCAACGCCTTTTTATTGATCGGCGCGGTGCAGAGGGCGGACGCCGCGCCCGATCGCACCAAATCAACTCCGCGCGCTATGGCGTCGATGACACCCTGAGCATGTGCCGGATTGGGTGTGCCGGGGGTCAGCGGTCCGGGCATGGGATGCGCCAGAACGGGCAGGCCAGCCGCGCCGGTGGCCTGATCCGGCCGCTCGATCATAGTCACGGGGCATCCCTGCGGCAGGTGCGACGGATCGCCGATCCAGAAAAAAGGCAGGGACGGTCCCAGCGCCTCCCACGCCTTTTGCGCCAGTTCGGGGCCGACGCCCGCAGGCTCACCGCAGCTGAGGGCGATGGCGCGCGCGGGCATCAGTATTCGATGATCCGCGCCTCGGATTTGAGCCGCTCGAGATAGCCATTGGCAAAGGATTCGAGGCGGCGCGCAGCGATCTGCTGTGACAGCTGCGCTGTGTCGTCCTGCGCAGCGGGCTCGCCGTCCGCAGACTCACCACCCTCGGTGGCCACAAGGGGGGCATCCGCGCCCGTCTCACTGCGCCCGCACATCATCAGCAGCACCAGCGTCTGACCGTTCGCGCGAGTCACGTCATAGGACACTTCGCCCGGATCAAGGCGCGACAGCGAAATGGCGATGTCGTTCGGGATCTCGCCCGGTGCCTTGGTGCCACGCTCCAGCACGCTGGGGGGCTGGCCGTATGCAATGCCGTAGAGGTCATCGCAGGTGTCGGTCTGTGCATCGATCTGCGCCGCGCGGCTTAGCGCTGCCTGCGTGCGACCGCCGGGGATGTAATAGGCGGCATATTCGATGGCGCTGTAGGAGGGCTGCGCCACGTCCGTCTCTTCGATGTCGCGCAGCTGGAACAGGGCGACCGCGCCGTCCAGCGGCAGCGGATCGGTCACTTCGCCCGGCGCGAGGCCCAATACCAGCGGGCGCAGGACCGGCGGCAGTTTGGTCACTGGTTGCCATGGCAGGTGCCCCCCCGCATCGCGCGTGGGCGTCGCCGAGAATTGCCGCGCCTGCGCGCTAAACGCCGAGGTCGATGTCAGGTCCGCGATTTCGCGGGCTTTTGCCATCACCTGCTGTTCGCCGCGGCCTTGAAAGGGGATGATAATCTCGGACAAGAGAACGCGCACGCCGGTCCCGTCCGTTATGGCGGCGCGGGCGCGGGCCAGATCGGCCTCGCTGACCTTAACTTGCGCGCCAAACCGTGTCTGCGTCACTTCGCGCCAGATCAGGCCCGAGCGGATGAAGGCGGCGAAGGTTTCCTCGGACACGCCACCGCGTTCCAGCAGGGCGATCATCTGATCGGCCTTGAGTTTGCCTTGGGCCGCAAAATTCTCCATCCCGGCGCGGATTTGCTCTTCGTCGACGGTGATGCCTTGGGCGTCGGCCGCCTCGGCCTTGAGCCGGTCCTCGATCAGCTGCTGACGTGCGAGGCGCGCAGGATCGGCGGGCGCGCGCAACAGCCTGAGAAGCTTGGTGCGCTGGTCCAGCTCATAGCGGGTGACGGCGGTGCCGTTAACCTTGACCACAGGGTCAAAGAGCCCCTGCGCATGGGCGATGCCTGGCACGGCCAGCGACAAGGCAAGGGCAAGGCTGAGCCCGCGAAAGGCAGAGGTGGCGGAGGTCGTAAGTGAGTTCATTTCTTGCATTCCCGAACATAGCTTTTGTCCTCGGCGCGGGCACTGAAGCCACGCAGGCCGACGGTCAGCGAAAAATCCGTCGACGGTTCAAGGATAGTGGAAGAGGTGAAGCGGCGCGAGGCCGAAAGCGTAACATCAACGCATTCATTCGTATAGGTCACGCCAACACCAGCGTTGACGCTGCGATCGCTGGCCATGTTGTAGCGCCATTCGGCGCTGCTGGTCCAGTGTCGCGACAGGCGGTAGGATCCGTCGATCGCAAATTCCGAGATCGTGCTGGACCGCTGCTCCTGCGGGTCCGCGCGCAACCAGATATAGGTCGCGCCCAGATCCAGCGCGGCGTTGCGCCAACTGGCGCGAGCCTCGGCCTTGGTGGTGTCGAACGCGCCGTCAAAGAGGCCGCGTGCGGCGAGGGTCAGTCCGTTTGCCGACGCGATCTGGCCAGCGATAAGAACGTCCGATGTTTTGCCGCGCAGGCCCGACGACAGCGAAAACGTCTGTCCGCCCGTCGCCTCGCGCTGGGTACGGTCGCGCACGATCTGGCCGAAGCTGAGCGTGCTGCGCAGCCCGCCCGGTGCGAAGCGCGTCCAGCTGATGCCATAAGCCGCACTCGCCCCCCGCTCGCGCCGATCGGCAGCGGCAAAGCGCGAAAGAGACAACAGGTTTCCCTCGTCGAATTCGGTGCGCGTGCTTTCGTCATTGGCGATATAGGGCGTGCTGCCGCCGATCCAGGCCAGCTGCATCAGTGGCTCGATCATGTGGACGGTGCCGCGCGCGGTGGTTTTTGCCAGCGGATAGCGTAGCGTCAGCGCGGCGCTGGGTGTTGCCTCGGTGATCTGACTGCGCGGCGTGGTGCCAGCGCCGCTTACGTTGATGTGATCCACCGCGACGCCGGTCTGAACCGCGGCGCGAACACCGCCGCCCAGCGTCCAACTGCGCAGCCAGTCGGCACTGGTGGTCAGGCGGGCGACATCGCGCCCGTCGGCAAAGAGGTCCACGTCCGGCCCGTCAGTGCGCAGCGAGGACGTGCGGTAGTGCCCATGCGCCTGAGCGGAAAACCGTAATTCGCCGCCTATGCGGGTGGGAAAGTACCGCTTTTCGTAGTCGAAATTGGCGACGCTGGTTGGCAGGGTCGTGTTGTCCTCGCTCGCGCGCAGAGTGTGAAAATATGTCAACGCGGCGTGTCGCCACTCATCCCGGCGAACCCGCTCGACCGAGATTTCGCTGTCGAGGCGATCCTTGTTCGAATAACCGTAATCAACCAGATAGGCGTCGTCCTTGACCGCCTCTATATGAAAGCGCAGCACGTAGTCCTGAGGCAGGGCGAACACACCACGCCCGAACACATAGGCGCGATTTTCGCGCCGGGCCAGATCGTCACGGCTGAGCGCGCCCTCGAATTCGATCCCGCCATTGGCGAACGCCTGGCGATAGCGGAACTCCAGCGTGCGCGTCTTGGTCGTGTAGTAGGGCGTCAGCTTCAGATCCTTGCTGTCGCCGATGCGGATGAAATAGGGCACCTTGACGCCGAACCCGAGCAGCGTCGAATTATAGAGCGATGGGGTCAGGAACCCGGTCAGCCGCGTCACCGTCGGATCGGGCAGGCGCAGGCGCGGAAAATAGGCGATAGGCACGTTCCCGACCCGGAACTGCGCGCCATCCAGAAATAGCTGCCGCGTCTCGGCGTCATGGATCACGCGGCGCGCGCGGATCTGCCACAGCGGCGCCTTGCCGTCGGCGCAGACTTGGCACGAGGTGACGGCTGCTTTGTAGAGCTGTGAATAGCGCCCATCCGTGCGGCTGACCTGATTGGCCGCCAGTTGCAGCTGGTCGTCCATCACGACGCGCGCGCCGGTCAGGATACCGTTTTTCAGATCGCGATCCAGTTCGGCGGCGTCCGCGAGAACGACGGTGTAGTTCCCGTCATATAGGGTCACCGGCCCGGTGATCACCAACCGGTCCGAGGTGCGGTCATAGGTGATGCGCTGCGCCTTGAGGCGCTGGCCGTCATAGACCGCCTCGACATTGCCGCTGGCGATTAGCGTCTTGTCGCCCTCGATCAGCACGTCGTCGGCAATCAGTAGCGCGGGGCCCGCGCCGCGCGCAGGCGGGCGGCGCACCTGCGCATCGAGCGCCGCGGGGGCGAGCGCTGTGGCGAGCAATGGCAGCAAGGCCAGAACCAAGGCAAAGGGGCGAAACCGCAATGTCATCCGTCCTCCATATGCAGCACGATGCCAAGTGCAAGCATCAATGACGCCACAGGCGGCGCCCAAGCCGCGAGGATGACAGGAATTTGTCCATTCTCGCCCAGCACTTGCGCGAAATTTCGGACATAATGCAGCGAAAAGCCCAGCATGATCGCAATCAGCACCGACACGCCAGTATTGGTGGTGCGCACATGGCGCAGGGTGAACGCGGCAGCGATCAACACCAGCGCCATGAGGAATATGGGACGCGCCAGCTCCATCTGGAACCAGACCGCGTAGCGGCGCGCGGAAAATCCCGCCGCCTCAAGCTGCGATATAAAGCGGGGTAAATCCCAGATTGGAATGTATTCCGGCTTGCCAAAGCTGTCGACGATGCCCTCGCGTGTCAGGGCGGACGGCACGGCCAGAAAATCCATCCGCTCGGCGCCCGCCTCTGGATTGATCTGGTCCGAGAGTTGCCAGCGCTTGACGTCCTGCAGTTCCCACTGGCCTATGCCCAACGTCGCGCGGCGCGCCGAGATGCGGCGGATCGGCTCGCCCTCGGGCGAGAATGAGATGAACGTTGCCTCATAGAGCGTTGATACGTCCGCACTGGCAGAAACCGCGTGGATCACGGTCTGGCCCCGCGCGCTGCCCTGACGCAGCCACAGACCCTCGGATGATAGCGCCAGGATGCTGGTGCCGTCGTCCCTATAGCTGGCGACAAGGTCATGGTAGCGCTTGGACGATGCGGCAACCATCGGGTTAAAGAGCGTGATCGACACCAATCCAACCAGCGCCGCCATCAGCACCGGCGCGCCGATTCCACGAATCCCCGACAGGCCCGACGCGCGCACAACCACCATCTCGGACGAGCGGGCAAGGCGCACGAACAGGGCGACAGAGGCGAGGATCATCACCAGTGGCAGTATCTCGTAATTGGCGTGAGGGATGTTCAGCAGCACGATCTCAGCCACGTCCCAGACGGGCAATTCGGGGAAATCCTGCAACTCATCGACCATGTCGATAAGGCCCAGCAGCACGACGAACACGAAGGAAATGCCGAGGTAGGTCCACAGGAATTTGCGCGCGAAATACCAATGCAAAGTCATGGTGCGATTGCCTCGCTCGACGCGCGCCGCATGCCGCGCAGACGGCGCAGAAGGCTTGGATTTGCAGCGGAGTAAAGCAGCAGCCACGCCAGCACGCAGCCCACCAGCCCCGGCAGGTAGAGCAACAACCACATGCCGGGCGCGGCCAGCACGGGCCCGGCGACGGCGCCCTCAATCAGTTTGACCCCGATCAGCAACACGAATGCAGTGACGATCTGCCGCCAGACGCCAAAGCGGCTGAAACCGCCCTGAAGCAGCGTGGCAAAGCCCACCAGCGCCGCCACAACGCACAGGATCGCCTGCGCGAACCGGGCGTGCAGCGCTGATACGGCAACGCCCAGAGTGACATTCGTGCGCTCAGCCACGGCGGCAGGATCGCGCAACAACTCGGGCGTGCTGGCAAAAGCGATCCGGTCCCGATTGAGCGCACTTTGCGACATGAGGCGGCTGATATCGTAGGAAAAATCGTCGAAATGGGTGGTGAACAGGCGCTGGCCGTCCTCCGCCACGTTCTGGGCGAGGCCATCCAGCATCACCAGCTTGGTCCCTCCGCCCTCCTGCACAAGATACGCCTTGGCCGAGGTGTAAGTCGTCGGCGCATCTGCCCGCCGTCGGTCCGACAGGAACACGTTGCGCAACTCGCCCTCGGGGGTGATCTGACGGATGTAGAAGGTGACACCTGAGGCCGGATGCAGGAATTCGCCCTCGGTAAGCAGCTTGGCGGTGATGTTGCCCGAAACTTGGGAGCGGCGCACTTCCAACTGCTCCAGGCTGAGCGGGATCAGCACATGCGTCAGCAGCGACATCATCGCGGCGACGATCAGGCCATAGTATAGAACGGGCCGCGCCATGCGCCACGGCGAATAGCCGGTGGCCTGCATCACGGTCAGTTCGCTTTCGGTCGACAGGCGATTGGTCACGTAAACCGCGCCAGCAAAGGCGGCGATGGGCAACACCCCACCGATCACGCCGGGCAGCGTGAGCGCAGTGAATTCGGCAAAGACCCAGGCCGACTGCCCGTCGCTAACGAGGCGGTCGAACATGCGCACGGCCTTGTTGATCCAAAAGATCGACACCAGCACCAGCGCGAAAAAGCCGAACATCACCATGAATTGCGACAGCATGTATCTGTCGAATCTGGCCACCTCATCCCCTCCGAAACACTATATTTCGCGGCAAGCTATCCCAATTGGCGACGCGGGAAAACTGTTAAAGCGGGGGCAGGGCCGTCATGCGCGCCATTGCACTTGGGCCGAAAATGGGCACAGTCCGGCCCAGACGTGAATTGAGTGCGCCGGGCCGCTTCGCGATCCGCCGCCGGACCATCAGGAGCCGCCAAATGACGACACCCGCATCCACCCAGATTATTGAGATCGACCTCGACGCCCTCGCCGACGTGACTGGCCGCATCGCCGTGCTGATCGGCAAGGACGGCAAGCTGGATTCAGGCGCGCGGCGCGTGAACAAGCTGACCAAGGGGGCGCTGGCCCGTATGATTGAGGCCGGCACGCTGGAAGACATGAAATCCGGTGACGTCAAGACGCTGGCATGGCCAACGGGCCTCAAGGCCGAGGCGGTCGATATTCTCTGCGTCGAGCGCGGTGCAAAAGAGGTCGAGGCACGCAAGGCTGGCGCGTCGCTTGGCAAGCTGTTGGACAAAAAGGGCATGACTGTGCTTGCCGCGCAAATCCGCCGGCCGGTCGATTTGATGATGGGGATCGCCTTGCGCGCTTATAGCTTTACTGCGCGCAAGACCGGCGATCAAAAGGCGGTGGGTGAGGTGACGCTGATGGTGTCGAAACCCGATGAGATCGAGGTCGAGGCAGAAGCGGCGCGCGCCGTGGTTGAGGGTGTCTTCTTTACCCGCGATCTGGTCAGCGAGCCTGCGAACCATCTGACGACGACCGAATTCGCCAAGCGAATCAAGGATATGGAGAAGCTGGGCCTCAAGATTACTGTGCTGGAGGAAGACAAGCTTGAAAGCCTCGGCATGGGGTGCCTGCTATGCGTGGGCCTCGGCAGTGCCAGCCCGACGAAAGTCGCGGTGATGGAGTGGATGGGCGGTGCCAAGGGCGACGCGCCGCTGGCGCTGGTCGGCAAGGGCGTCGTGTTCGACACTGGCGGAATCAGCCTGAAACCGGCAGCAGGCATGGAAGACATGACTATGGACATGGGCGGCGCGGGGGTTGTCGCGGGCGTCATGCGCACGCTGGCGCTGCGCAAGGCCAAGGGCAATGTCGTCGGCCTTGTCGGCTTGGTCGAAAACATGCCGTCCGAGCGCGCCACGCGCCCCGGCGATGTGGTCACATCGATGAAGGGCGACACGGTCGAGGTGATCAACACCGACGCCGAGGGGCGTTTGGTGCTGGCGGACGTGATGTGGTACGCGCAGGAAAACTACAAACCCCGCGCGATGATCGACCTCGCCACCCTGACGGGCGCCATAATCGTCGGGCTGGGGCA includes:
- the lptG gene encoding LPS export ABC transporter permease LptG; translation: MTLHWYFARKFLWTYLGISFVFVVLLGLIDMVDELQDFPELPVWDVAEIVLLNIPHANYEILPLVMILASVALFVRLARSSEMVVVRASGLSGIRGIGAPVLMAALVGLVSITLFNPMVAASSKRYHDLVASYRDDGTSILALSSEGLWLRQGSARGQTVIHAVSASADVSTLYEATFISFSPEGEPIRRISARRATLGIGQWELQDVKRWQLSDQINPEAGAERMDFLAVPSALTREGIVDSFGKPEYIPIWDLPRFISQLEAAGFSARRYAVWFQMELARPIFLMALVLIAAAFTLRHVRTTNTGVSVLIAIMLGFSLHYVRNFAQVLGENGQIPVILAAWAPPVASLMLALGIVLHMEDG
- a CDS encoding peptidylprolyl isomerase; this translates as MNSLTTSATSAFRGLSLALALSLAVPGIAHAQGLFDPVVKVNGTAVTRYELDQRTKLLRLLRAPADPARLARQQLIEDRLKAEAADAQGITVDEEQIRAGMENFAAQGKLKADQMIALLERGGVSEETFAAFIRSGLIWREVTQTRFGAQVKVSEADLARARAAITDGTGVRVLLSEIIIPFQGRGEQQVMAKAREIADLTSTSAFSAQARQFSATPTRDAGGHLPWQPVTKLPPVLRPLVLGLAPGEVTDPLPLDGAVALFQLRDIEETDVAQPSYSAIEYAAYYIPGGRTQAALSRAAQIDAQTDTCDDLYGIAYGQPPSVLERGTKAPGEIPNDIAISLSRLDPGEVSYDVTRANGQTLVLLMMCGRSETGADAPLVATEGGESADGEPAAQDDTAQLSQQIAARRLESFANGYLERLKSEARIIEY
- a CDS encoding LPS-assembly protein LptD, with the protein product MTLRFRPFALVLALLPLLATALAPAALDAQVRRPPARGAGPALLIADDVLIEGDKTLIASGNVEAVYDGQRLKAQRITYDRTSDRLVITGPVTLYDGNYTVVLADAAELDRDLKNGILTGARVVMDDQLQLAANQVSRTDGRYSQLYKAAVTSCQVCADGKAPLWQIRARRVIHDAETRQLFLDGAQFRVGNVPIAYFPRLRLPDPTVTRLTGFLTPSLYNSTLLGFGVKVPYFIRIGDSKDLKLTPYYTTKTRTLEFRYRQAFANGGIEFEGALSRDDLARRENRAYVFGRGVFALPQDYVLRFHIEAVKDDAYLVDYGYSNKDRLDSEISVERVRRDEWRHAALTYFHTLRASEDNTTLPTSVANFDYEKRYFPTRIGGELRFSAQAHGHYRTSSLRTDGPDVDLFADGRDVARLTTSADWLRSWTLGGGVRAAVQTGVAVDHINVSGAGTTPRSQITEATPSAALTLRYPLAKTTARGTVHMIEPLMQLAWIGGSTPYIANDESTRTEFDEGNLLSLSRFAAADRRERGASAAYGISWTRFAPGGLRSTLSFGQIVRDRTQREATGGQTFSLSSGLRGKTSDVLIAGQIASANGLTLAARGLFDGAFDTTKAEARASWRNAALDLGATYIWLRADPQEQRSSTISEFAIDGSYRLSRHWTSSAEWRYNMASDRSVNAGVGVTYTNECVDVTLSASRRFTSSTILEPSTDFSLTVGLRGFSARAEDKSYVRECKK
- the pdxA gene encoding 4-hydroxythreonine-4-phosphate dehydrogenase PdxA — its product is MPARAIALSCGEPAGVGPELAQKAWEALGPSLPFFWIGDPSHLPQGCPVTMIERPDQATGAAGLPVLAHPMPGPLTPGTPNPAHAQGVIDAIARGVDLVRSGAASALCTAPINKKALQDGAGFAHPGHTEYLAALTGTPRVVMMLASDQLRVVPATIHLPLRDVPDALTRELLSDTIRITYAGLIRDFAIPAPRIAIAGLNPHAGEGGNMGHEELDLIAPLVAELRSEGMNLTGPISADTMFHTGARALYDAAICMYHDQALIPIKTLDFDRGVNVTLGLPIVRTSPDHGTALDIAGRGVANPNSLIEALKMAARMAEART
- the lptF gene encoding LPS export ABC transporter permease LptF translates to MLSQFMVMFGFFALVLVSIFWINKAVRMFDRLVSDGQSAWVFAEFTALTLPGVIGGVLPIAAFAGAVYVTNRLSTESELTVMQATGYSPWRMARPVLYYGLIVAAMMSLLTHVLIPLSLEQLEVRRSQVSGNITAKLLTEGEFLHPASGVTFYIRQITPEGELRNVFLSDRRRADAPTTYTSAKAYLVQEGGGTKLVMLDGLAQNVAEDGQRLFTTHFDDFSYDISRLMSQSALNRDRIAFASTPELLRDPAAVAERTNVTLGVAVSALHARFAQAILCVVAALVGFATLLQGGFSRFGVWRQIVTAFVLLIGVKLIEGAVAGPVLAAPGMWLLLYLPGLVGCVLAWLLLYSAANPSLLRRLRGMRRASSEAIAP
- a CDS encoding leucyl aminopeptidase, with translation MTTPASTQIIEIDLDALADVTGRIAVLIGKDGKLDSGARRVNKLTKGALARMIEAGTLEDMKSGDVKTLAWPTGLKAEAVDILCVERGAKEVEARKAGASLGKLLDKKGMTVLAAQIRRPVDLMMGIALRAYSFTARKTGDQKAVGEVTLMVSKPDEIEVEAEAARAVVEGVFFTRDLVSEPANHLTTTEFAKRIKDMEKLGLKITVLEEDKLESLGMGCLLCVGLGSASPTKVAVMEWMGGAKGDAPLALVGKGVVFDTGGISLKPAAGMEDMTMDMGGAGVVAGVMRTLALRKAKGNVVGLVGLVENMPSERATRPGDVVTSMKGDTVEVINTDAEGRLVLADVMWYAQENYKPRAMIDLATLTGAIIVGLGHENAGVFSNDDTLTRDFLKAAEAEGEGAWRMPMGQAYDDELKSQIADMKNVGGRPGGSITAAQFLKRFVQEDMPWMHLDIAGVASVKSDTAYAPKGATGWGVMALNRLVADMLEGD
- a CDS encoding nucleotidyltransferase family protein, with protein sequence MTLAILIPAAGASSRMGGRDKLMEDIDGQPLLLRQVTRALATGAPVFVTTRQDRPARIAALRGTTVQLVPVEAPQEGLAASIRAGIAALPQETSAAMILLPDLPDIETDDMTTMIKEHLRQPNLVLRAVAEDGTPGHPTLFPASFFDELAQITGDHGAGPLLKEIGFAPVPLRGKRAVTDLDTPEAWEAWHKANG
- the rsmA gene encoding 16S rRNA (adenine(1518)-N(6)/adenine(1519)-N(6))-dimethyltransferase RsmA, with the translated sequence MSIDALPPLRAVIAAHDLSARKSLGQNFLLDLNLTAKIARQAGDLSACDVLEIGPGPGGLTRGLLAEGARHVLAIEKDPRCLPALDEIADAYPGRLTVMIGDALKLDPLQHLTPPIRVAANLPYNVGTELLVGWLTPDSWPPFWQSLTLMFQREVAERIVAIPGSKAYGRLALLAQWRADARIVMHLPPEAFSPPPKVSSAVVHLTALPQPRYPAQPKLLERTVAMAFNQRRKMLRAALKGLAPDIEDRLIASGIKPTDRAETVGLEQFCALARTLE